A region of Chelonia mydas isolate rCheMyd1 chromosome 7, rCheMyd1.pri.v2, whole genome shotgun sequence DNA encodes the following proteins:
- the FGFBP3 gene encoding fibroblast growth factor-binding protein 3, translated as MRVSRAVPLSLLLLGCLGGAASGQARGAGGKAERPAPWAQSGQFSTREQRVCSWQLVRGEEATELQLSCQAPGEGGSEGLRCVYRGQPERCAAYSAKSRQYWKQILGKLRRKRHPCQDSSPLKARLCSSKKEPPEAHLRLAPPSPSPAAPGAAGGPARGRAKGQGSAQEAATLQQPGAPSAKAMSSGAHAGALEKRGKAGKRKGGPGSPVPPEQRPPTAGGNPEPPTELSEDLAETYCAEQWHSLCSFFLNFWNG; from the coding sequence ATGAGGGTCTCCCGGGCCGTTCCACTGAGcctcctgctcctgggctgcCTAGGGGGCGCCGCCAGCGGGCAGGCCCGAGGGGCCGGTGGGAAAGCGGAGCGCCCCGCGCCCTGGGCGCAGTCCGGGCAGTTCTCTACCCGGGAGCAGCGTGTGTGCAGCTGGCAGCTGGTCCGAGGGGAGGAGGCCACCGAGCTGCAGCTGAGTTGCCAGGCGCCTGGAGAGGGCGGCAGCGAGGGGCTCCGGTGCGTGTACCGGGGCCAGCCGGAGCGCTGCGCCGCCTACAGCGCCAAGAGCCGCCAGTACTGGAAGCAGATCCTGGGCAAGCTGCGCCGGAAGCGCCACCCCTGCCAGGACAGCAGCCCGCTGAAAGCCCGGCTCTGCAGCAGCAAGAAGGAGCCGCCCGAGGCGCACCTGCGCctggcaccccccagccccagccctgcagcgcctGGGGCCGCCGGGGGCCCCGCCAGAGGCCGAGCCAAGGGCCAGGGCAGCGCCCAGGAGGCGGCTACGCTGCAGCAGCCGGGGGCTCCCAGCGCCAAGGCGATGAGCAGCGGTGCACACGCTGGTGCCCTGGAGAAGCGGGGCAAGGCGGGCAAGAGGAAAGGGGGTCCCGGCTCCCCGGTACCCCCCGAGCAGCGGCCGCCCACGGCTGGGGGGAACCCGGAGCCGCCCACGGAGCTGAGCGAGGACCTGGCCGAGACCTACTGTGCGGAGCAGTGGCACTCGCTCTGCAGCTTCTTCCTGAACTTCTGGAACGGCTGA